The genomic DNA CGTGGAACCGGGAGGCGTTCTGACTGATCTGCAGGACCACCGGTTCGCCGGCAGCCTCGGCGGCGAGCCGGAAGCTCTCCGCGTTCTCGAGATGGACGACGTTGAACGCGGCCAGGCCGCGCCCGTGGGCTCGGGCGCGCAGGGCCGGGGGAGTGAGCGGCATCAGGGGCACGGGATCTCCTCGATCTCGACGGTGGGGTGCAGGAGCTCGGCGAGGGCGAGGTCGATCTCTCCGGCGACCGGCCGGGCCACGGCGCCCGCGCCGACCGCGACGGCGCGCACGAGCACCTCGGGGAGCGCGGCGCCGTCGGCCAGGAGGGACGAGGCCAGCACCGCGACCACGGAGTCGCCGGCGCCGGTGGGGTTGCCACCCAGCGGCTCGGGAAGTCGGGCGAGCCAGGCCCGGGAGCCGTGCTCGGTCCGCTCGAGGCCGAGCATGCCGTCGGCTCCCAGGGAACAGACCACGACGTGCGGTCCGAGATCGGCGAGGGCCGCGGCCGCCTCGAGCGGCGTCCTGGTCCCGGTGGTCGCGAGGGCTTCGGCGGCGTTGGGCTTCAGCACGGTCGCGCCGGAGCGGGCGGCCTCGAGGAGGGCGGGGCCCGAGGTGTCCACGAGCACCGGACGCCCGCGGGAGGCCAGGGCGCGGACCAGGCCGGCCAGGGCGCTCGCCGTCATGCCGGGCGGGAGCGACCCCGAGACGGTCACGGCCTCGACGTCGGCGCCTGCGTCCTGCGGTGCCTCGAGCAGGAGGGTCAGGTCAGTGCGCAGGGCTGCGACCTCTGCGGTGGACAGGTGAGGGCCGGGTCCGTGGAAGCCGGTCGCGCCCGAGCGGTCCACCACGGTGAGCGTTCGACGGGTCTCGCCGTCGATCGGGGTCCAGGCCTGCGAGATCTCGTCGATGCTGTCCAGCAGCTCTCGCAGGAGGCCGCCGGTTGTGCCACCGAGAGGTCCGGCGGCCAGGGAGCGGACGCCCAGCTGTGCGAGGACCCGGGCGACGTTGACCCCTTTGCCCCCGGCGGCGGTGCGCACCTGCTGCACGCGATGCTCGTGATGCGCGCGCACCTCGTCGACCGTGCAGGTGAGGTCGAGGGCCGGATTCGGGGTGAGCGTGAGGATCACGTCGGATCATCCTGTGTGGCCCGCTCCCGGGCGAGCAGGCCCGCCCCCTGGCAGCCTGCCCACATGCCCAGCGAGCTCGGCAGCACCGGGGGCGTGGGGACCACACCGAGTCGCGAGGCGATCGACTCGCGCAGCGTGTCCAGCACGATGGAGCCGCCCTCGGCGAGTCCGCCGCCGATGATCACGGGCACGGTGCCGACGCCGGTCGTGATCGTCGCGAGCGCCTGGGCGAGGGTGTCCATCGCGGAGAAGAGGATCCTCTCGGCCCCGAGATCGCCGGCGCGGGCGCGGTCCACGACGGCGCGGGCGGCCGGCCGGCCGCCGTCCGTGGTCACCAGCGGATGGTCGGCGGCATCGATCTGCTCGGCATAGCGTCGCCCGATCGCCGACGCGGAGGCGACCTCCTCGAGCCTGAGCATCTGCGCGGTGTACGGCTCCTCGACGCGGACCTGGCCGACCTCGCCGGTGAACCGGTCGCCGAAGACGGCACCGTCATGGACCACCGCGGCGGCGATCCCCGTGCCGATCGGCACGAAGACGAGATCGGCGAGCGGGGGCAGGTCCCGCGTCCCGGCATGCTGGGGGAACAGTCGTCCAGTGCCCCACGCGGCCTCGGCCATGCCGGCTG from Brachybacterium sacelli includes the following:
- a CDS encoding 1-phosphofructokinase family hexose kinase, producing MILTLTPNPALDLTCTVDEVRAHHEHRVQQVRTAAGGKGVNVARVLAQLGVRSLAAGPLGGTTGGLLRELLDSIDEISQAWTPIDGETRRTLTVVDRSGATGFHGPGPHLSTAEVAALRTDLTLLLEAPQDAGADVEAVTVSGSLPPGMTASALAGLVRALASRGRPVLVDTSGPALLEAARSGATVLKPNAAEALATTGTRTPLEAAAALADLGPHVVVCSLGADGMLGLERTEHGSRAWLARLPEPLGGNPTGAGDSVVAVLASSLLADGAALPEVLVRAVAVGAGAVARPVAGEIDLALAELLHPTVEIEEIPCP
- a CDS encoding ROK family protein; its protein translation is MTGPRPGRLPHTIGVDVGGTRTKIGLVSADGSLGIPYSLPTPREPEELCAMIAHESTSLHERAGLAVTAPVGVTVPGILDEEREVVELAVNLGWRDLPLGRMLRDVIPSPLAVGHDVRAAGMAEAAWGTGRLFPQHAGTRDLPPLADLVFVPIGTGIAAAVVHDGAVFGDRFTGEVGQVRVEEPYTAQMLRLEEVASASAIGRRYAEQIDAADHPLVTTDGGRPAARAVVDRARAGDLGAERILFSAMDTLAQALATITTGVGTVPVIIGGGLAEGGSIVLDTLRESIASRLGVVPTPPVLPSSLGMWAGCQGAGLLARERATQDDPT